Within the Mus caroli unplaced genomic scaffold, CAROLI_EIJ_v1.1 scaffold_9851_1, whole genome shotgun sequence genome, the region ataggtcacttattgtgagctctccatatcctcagtaatagtgtcaggcattgagaactccccttgagctgaatccaactttgagcctgttgctggaccttcttttctgtAGGTTCCTCTCCATATCCAtccatgtaattctttcagataggaacaattctttCAGATAGTcacagagatgtgactgtgggatggcaaccctatccctcattTGACGCCCTGACTTCCTGCTGAAGGTAGGCTCTTTAAGTTCCTATTCCCTACTGTATGTTATTTCATCTattgtccctccctttgagtgctgggagtctcttacctcccaggtctctggtgaacTCTGGGTGATTCCCtacaacctcctatttcctgagactgcctgtttacattatttttctgGCCCTCAggttttcagtccttttccctcacccaataccagataagGTTCGCCTCTCCCTCTCAACTCCACCCTATCTACTTTTCCTctgaggtccctccctccctcccttcttgtgattcatttcttctctgcctcaAGTGGGAatgaagcatcctcatttgggcacttcagcttgttgagtttTTTAGTTCtctggactgtatcttgggtattccatacttttttttttttggctaatatacaattattagtgagtgcatagtATACATGGCCTTAGGGTctgatttacctcactcaggaagatattttctggttttttttttgttttttgtttttttttggtttttggtttttttgtttgtttgtttgtttgtttgtttgtttttgagacatggtttctctgtgtagccctggctgttctggaactcactctgtagactaggctggcctcgaaatcagaaatctgcctgcctctgcctcccaagtgctgggatctaaggtgtgcaccaccatgctcaggaagatattttctggggtttttttttttggtttttggttttttggttttttgtttgtttgtttgtttgtttgtttgtttgtttttgagacatggtttctctgtgtagccctggctgttctggaactcactctgtagactaggctggcctcgaaatcagaaatccgcctgcctctgcctcccaagtgctgggatctaaggtgtgcaccaccatgctcaggaagatattttctatttcaatcaatttgcctgcaaaactcagaatgttttcaatcttttatttcttctacttcttttattggatattttctttctttacatttcaaatatcatcccctttcctggtttccctccatcccagaaacaccctatcacatccatCCTCCCTCTGATTAAACACACAAACCTGAAATCAGAAACACAGAAAGCAGTTGGAATAAATGATACACTATGCCCTATATCATATCTATAAGTACAATAACATCTTTCatctatatttacattatttatatcTTAGTCTACACGAATATAACTACAGATAATTGgtagatagatataaatacatagaaatttaTCTGTATGCTATATAAATgatatagatatgtatacatatgtaaacatagAGAAATAGGTAAATATACTGTATATATGGTTATAAACATGGTTAAATTCACAGTTGTCAATTATTGCTCTTAGTTCTTGAGAACAGTATcctttatgtaaatatattcatatgatctgatatatagatatatagatatggaAGTACATATTTagatatgtattatatgtataaatgtatatacacttACCTAAGAAGctctttataaaaatgtattaattataaatctatatatcatctataattttgtcatctatctattatctatctccTTAAATTACCCTCTGAATAGAACTCCCTTTTCACCATaattaagaccaacaattgacaaGGTGGAATTTATAATACTAAATGGTTTTAGCATAGCTAAACAAAAACGAAGCATAGAGGAAATTCCATAGACTAAGAGAGAATCTTTGTCAGCTCTGTGTTTGACAGAGTAATAAATGTCtgcaatatataaaaaaatcaaaactgaaatggaaaaaaatgaccCATTCCAATAAAAGCCAAAGAATCTCCAATGACTTTAAGAAATCATACTGTTTCAgtcataaaatcaaatataacCAAAACAATTGATTGAAAATGGAGCAGGAAAAtgggaaaatacattcaaatttgCAAGATTGAGAACTGGGAAATCAAATATGTCAATCGATGTGAATTCTCAGAAAGTAACACGACACAGATGTGTACCACTCATTGGTATAAGGACAAAGGACTCACCATTTTACCCCATAGATACTTGCTCAGCCCTGCTAATCACAGctctttcaaacacacacacacacacacacacacacacacacacacagtaattcAAATGCCCTAAATGTCCTTGGACTGTTTGCTTGAAATCCAAAGTGGCAAGCAGAGACTCAAGTACTAAATATATTGTTATTTGCAATAAATAAAAGAGAGCCTTTCCCTTTTAATCATATTTTGCGACCTCCGGTgattcgaaaaaaaaaaaaagagtgaggatTCTATTGTGGACAATATGAAGAATGCACTATGAACATCAACATTTTGAACAGAGAAGGATTTGTAATCTTAAAACTTCAACCTCTTCCCCACCCATTGAGTCTATTTAGAATTTTGCACTGGAACAGAAACTATGTTCCTTGTAATACAAGTGATTTTATgcataaaaaacacacacatatacgtactCAGGAAAACTCATGGTTTTCTCTgctcaacacatacacacttcagaAATGTTGTCTTAGAATTTGTCAAAAGCAATCCGATTTATTTTTTGTAACGTTTCTGTTGGCATTATCAATCAGACACTGGAAGATATGAATGAAATCACCCAGCATAAAATGAACACTAAATAAACCAAGGCAATAGTAATAGACAGttcaaatgtatttattgatAATTGTGACAAGGAGGGATTAGAGATTAAAAATTactctttaaaatgttcaaagtctaAGAACACAGTAATCTTCAAagagaatatatctaataaatacTAATAATGTCCCATACTAAACTATAAACATATGCAACATGATTGTATTAGCATAGTTATTACTATTACTCTGGATAAAATCCTTACACTTTAGAATACTGTTTAttgaatgatttaaaaatgaattctataCAATTATTGCTCAATAATGTCAGATGATTAATGCTGGGTGAAATAGTTTTGCATATGTTATGTTTGAAAAAAAGTACTTAATAAGAATATAAGTTGAATTTGGTGGTAAAATGATTCCAACTACAATCAATATAAGGTTTCTTTATGAGAATATTCTATTAATGGGGTTTCAACATTATTTAAATTCTGCcaataattttctcattttaaataacatttcctTATGAATGTTGGGACAATAATTTTCAACTAAGTTAGCTTCATGCATGGATCTATGTGCTCTAAGCTTTGAGGTTGTGCTAAAATATTTGCCATGGCCTATATATTTCTAATGTTTCTCTCCAGGATGCATGCTGGGTTGTGTTTGAAGGGATTATTTCCATGTCAAGGATTTTTTCACATTCTTTACATTAATAAGGATGTCTCTAGTTTGTATTCTTAGGTGATATTAAAGATTTGAGGACAGGGAAATGTATTTCCCAAAGTCACTCCACTTACAAGGTTGTTGTCCAATATGGGTTCTTTGATGAACTTGGAAAATGGAGGACCAGGTAAAAGATTTGCCACACATTCCACATTCGTAAGGTTTATCTCTTGTATAGATTCTGTAGTGAAAATGAAGACTTGGAGAGTTAGTGAATGATTAGCCACCTTCATTTCATTTGTGAGATTTCTCTCTAGTATGAATTCTGTGGTGAGCTTTATGATCTGAGTGTTGTGTAAAGGATTTGCAGAATTCATTATATTTATAAGGCTTGTCCCCTGTACAGATTCTTTGGTGAATTTTAAGCTCTGAGTTCTTCGTAAAAGATTTGCAGCaatcaaaaaaattttaaggttTCCCTCTTGTATGAATTCGGTCTTGAACTTTATAATCACTGTATTCTGTATAAAAGAGTTGCctcattgattacatttgtaaggcttctaTCATGTATGGATTTTGTAGTGAACTTGACGTTTGTAGGATTGTGTAAAGCAtttgccacattcattacatttgtaaggtttctctcctgtgtggattctGTGGTGAACTTGAAGGTTTGAGTTCTGTGCAAAAGATTTCCCAcactcattacatttgtaaggtttctctgcTGTGTGGATTCTGTAGTGAGCTTGAAGGTTTGAGTTCTGTGAAAAAGATTTCCCAcactcattacatttgtaaggtttctctcttGTATGGATTCTATAGTGAACTTTAAAGTCTCTGTTCCTTGTAAAAGATTTCCCAcactcattacatttgtaaggtttctctcctgtgtggatttTATAGTGAACTTGAAGATTTGACTTATGTGTAAAAGAtttgccacattcattacatttgtaaggtttctctcctgtgtggattctgtagtgaacttTAAGGTATGATTTCTGTGTAAAAGATTtgtcacattcattacatttgtaaggcttctctcctgtatggattctgtagtgaacttGAAGATGTGAGGTCTGTGTAAAAGATTTCCAAcactcattacatttgtaaggtttctctcctgtgtgggtTGTATAGTGAACTTGAAGATTTGTCTTCTGTGTAAAAGatttcccacattcattacatttgtaagggtCCTCTCCTGTGTGGATTCTGTACTGAACTTGAAGTTTTGAGTTCTGTGTAAAAGATTTCCCACAGgtattacatttgtaaggtttctctttTGTATGGACTCTGTAGTGAGCTTTAAGCTCTGAGTTCTGGATAAAAGatttaccacattcattacatttgtaaggtttctcacCTGTGTGGACTCTGTAGTGAACTAGAAGTTTTGAGGATTGTGTAAAATATTTCCCACATTTGTTACATTTATAAGGattctctcctgtgtggattctGTAGTTAACTTGAAGTTTTGAGGACTGTATAAATGATTTTCCGCATTTATTAGATTTATGATCTCTTGCTCCTATACAGTTTTCATGGCAAATTTTAAGACTTGAGGAACAAGTAAAGAATtttccacattcattacatttgtagggtGTCCCTTGGTTTGGAGTTCTACAATAAGCTTGAAGATCTGAGGACTGGATAAAAGATTTCCCAtacttattacatttatttgctttctgtgCTCTCTCCAAGTTTAATGATTCATTTGAGACATTCTTGTCTGTATCATAGAGGTATCTCTTAGACTCTCCATTAATCCATGATCCAGTATACCAGCTATGAATTGAAGATACACTTAAAATGGCATTCTTGTTTTCATTAATacaaagtttctctgtggtaTGCTGTTGAAAAGAAGACTGTGAGCACTGATTAGAGAAGGCCATTTTACTTTGCTTGCTGTAATAATATTCTAGAATAAAGTTGCTTATCTGATTTTCACTTGGATTTGTTTTACAAATAGAATCTTGTAATAAGGCATTACCTTGATATAATATCTCTCTGTATTGATTGCTTAGGTAATAAGCATGATTCATTGCATTCATAGATTCTTTCTCATGTTGATCTACATCATAGAACTTGTCACTGAGTAGGTTTTGTTGTGGGAACTGCCATAAATTTTGAGAGATATATCCTTCACCTTGATAACATTCAGTGCCTTTTTCTGTGCTCCACAATCTCATTTGTTCATAGAGCACTGAAGCACTTTTTAATCtcatattctgtaatatatacatCAGGAAACACAATTTATTCACCCAAATGTtactttttaatgtttgtgtatttctgtgtaaaATACAATTCTGTTTCAAATCTTGTGAATTTTTTCCTAGAGATTCCTTCAGTTGTGAAAATGAGAGTGAACCAGACTGACTTCTTTCAGGGGAAGTTAGGGCTTCTTGATaattttcagaaatgaaaaagatgtGCTTTTCAAATTGGTCATTTAcataatcatatattttatattctgcaCTATCACATCTATATTCTGAGAACTTGTTTCCATATAGATCTGAAAGACTACTACATCTAAATCTTTGTGATATTTTCTTCTGGAAGTAATCCCGTGT harbors:
- the LOC110287820 gene encoding LOW QUALITY PROTEIN: zinc finger protein 665-like (The sequence of the model RefSeq protein was modified relative to this genomic sequence to represent the inferred CDS: substituted 5 bases at 5 genomic stop codons); amino-acid sequence: LSCDYTKKILPEGNTRDYFQKKISQRFRCSSLSDLYGNKFSEYRCDSAEYKIYDYVNDQFEKHIFFISENYQEALTSPERSQSGSLSFSQLKESLGKNSQDLKQNCILHRNTQTLKSNIWVNKLCFLMYILQNMRLKSASVLYEQMRLWSTEKGTECYQGEGYISQNLWQFPQQNLLSDKFYDVDQHEKESMNAMNHAYYLSNQYREILYQGNALLQDSICKTNPSENQISNFILEYYYSKQSKMAFSNQCSQSSFQQHTTEKLCINENKNAILSVSSIHSWYTGSWINGESKRYLYDTDKNVSNESLNLERAQKANKCNKYGKSFIQSSDLQAYCRTPNQGTPYKCNECGKFFTCSSSLKICHENCIGARDHKSNKCGKSFIQSSKLQVNYRIHTGENPYKCNKCGKYFTQSSKLLVHYRVHTGEKPYKCNECGKSFIQNSELKAHYRVHTKEKPYKCNTCGKSFTQNSKLQVQYRIHTGEDPYKCNECGKSFTQKTNLQVHYTTHTGEKPYKCNECWKSFTQTSHLQVHYRIHTGEKPYKCNECDKSFTQKSYLKVHYRIHTGEKPYKCNECGKSFTHKSNLQVHYKIHTGEKPYKCNECGKSFTRNRDFKVHYRIHTREKPYKCNECGKSFSQNSNLQAHYRIHTAEKPYKCNECGKSFAQNSNLQVHHRIHTGEKPYKCNECGKCFTQSYKRQVHYKIHTXXKPYKCNDCCKSFTKNSELKIHQRICTGDKPYKYNEFCKSFTQHSDHKAHHRIHTREKSHKXNEGGXSFTNSPSLHFHYRIYTRDKPYECGMCGKSFTWSSIFQVHQRTHIGQQPCKCNNCGKSFSQSSKRQVHYRIHTGEKPYKCNKCGKSFTQNSELKVHYRIHTGEKPYKCNECGKCFTQNKVLKNHYRIHTGEKPYKCNECGKSFTQSSXLKNHYRIHTGEKPYKCNECGKSFTQSSKLQVHYRIHRGEKPYKCNECGKCFIQKSKFQVHYRIHRGEKPYKCNECGKFFGQNLELKVHYRIHTGEKPYKXCNECGNSFTRNTDFKVHYRIHTGEKPYKCNEYEKSFTQSSNLQVHYRIYTGEKPYKCDECGKSFTQNKVLKVHYRIHTGEKPYQCNEYGKSFTQSSKLQVPYRIHTGQKSY